The Myxocyprinus asiaticus isolate MX2 ecotype Aquarium Trade chromosome 39, UBuf_Myxa_2, whole genome shotgun sequence genome window below encodes:
- the LOC127429570 gene encoding prolactin-releasing peptide receptor-like, with product MDHLLEQVLAGFNGTLGATNRTDPLDKFSGTQLLLRFKPLFIPLYALVVVVAGVGNSFLLACILADKKLHNATNFFIGNLAAWDLLMCLSCVPLTVSYAFDARGWAFGRPLCHLIPLLQGATVFASVLSLTAIAMDRYVVVAYPVRRRISVWGCGAVALGVWAVSLALAAPPSLHTRYVDLRPSGMELVVCEEFWLGAERQRLLYSCFFLLASYMIPLLSVSISYCAISMHLRKHTLPGEPSQSQQRWSKQRHKTFSLLVASILAFALCWLPLQVLNLLLDLDSDFKILDKRYINVLQVSCHLVAMSSACYNPFIYASLHSKVRMHLRGYLCPCRHSGQELLSHCTSRNPANCLTLISEVAVKESQSPESPIPDSCL from the coding sequence ATGGATCATCTTCTGGAACAAGTTTTGGCGGGCTTTAATGGAACTCTTGGAGCTACGAATCGGACAGACCCCCTGGATAAATTCTCAGGAACCCAGCTGCTCTTACGCTTCAAACCCCTCTTTATTCCCCTCTACGCCTTGGTTGTTGTTGTGGCTGGTGTTGGGAACAGTTTCCTCCTAGCCTGTATACTTGCAGACAAGAAGCTCCACAACGCCACCAACTTCTTCATCGGCAACCTGGCAGCTTGGGATTTGCTCATGTGCCTGAGCTGTGTGCCACTGACCGTGTCGTATGCCTTCGACGCACGTGGTTGGGCATTTGGCCGTCCGCTGTGCCACCTTATTCCCTTGTTGCAGGGCGCAACGGTCTTTGCCTCAGTTCTATCCCTCACCGCCATTGCCATGGACCGTTACGTCGTGGTGGCATACCCAGTGCGAAGGCGTATCTCTGTGTGGGGCTGTGGCGCAGTGGCGTTGGGTGTCTGGGCGGTTTCGCTGGCCCTTGCTGCTCCTCCCTCCCTCCACACTCGCTACGTGGACCTGCGGCCCAGTGGCATGGAGTTGGTAGTATGCGAGGAGTTCTGGCTGGGTGCCGAACGACAGCGACTCCTGTATTCCTGCTTCTTCTTATTGGCATCCTATATGATCCCTCTCTTGTCCGTTAGCATTTCCTACTGTGCCATCAGCATGCACCTTCGCAAACACACGCTACCCGGAGAGCCTTCGCAAAGCCAGCAGCGATGGAGCAAGCAAAGGCACAAGACATTTTCTTTGCTGGTTGCCTCCATCCTCGCCTTTGCCCTCTGCTGGCTCCCTCTTCAGGTCCTGAACCTGCTTCTGGATCTAGACTCTGACTTCAAGATACTGGACAAGCGTTACATCAACGTGCTGCAGGTCAGCTGCCATCTGGTTGCCATGAGCTCAGCCTGCTACAACCCCTTCATCTATGCCTCGCTGCACAGCAAGGTCCGTATGCACCTGCGGGGATACCTTTGTCCCTGCAGACACAGTGGGCAGGAGTTACTATCTCACTGCACCTCTCGTAACCCTGCCAACTGCCTGACACTCATCTCGGAGGTGGCGGTGAAGGAGAGCCAATCACCCGAGAGCCCCATCCCTGACAGCTGCCTCTGA